From the genome of Limisalsivibrio acetivorans, one region includes:
- a CDS encoding RNA recognition motif domain-containing protein has protein sequence MKNIFVGNLPFNSTEDELRDLFGGYGEVISVKIINDRETGRSRGFGFVEMEDADAEKAMEALNERDFGGRTLRVNEAHSKGGAGRPRY, from the coding sequence ATGAAGAACATTTTTGTCGGCAATCTTCCCTTCAACTCTACGGAAGATGAGCTGAGAGATCTTTTCGGCGGCTATGGAGAGGTAATCTCCGTCAAAATCATCAATGACAGAGAAACTGGACGTTCACGTGGATTCGGCTTTGTGGAAATGGAAGACGCAGATGCTGAAAAAGCTATGGAAGCGCTCAACGAAAGAGATTTCGGCGGCAGAACACTCAGGGTCAACGAAGCTCACTCAAAGGGCGGAGCGGGCAGACCCAGATACTAA
- the terL gene encoding phage terminase large subunit, with product MITKNDPKIRALLKGRSSLTAYSMLSFPRFAPSWHHKVLATELERVERGETDRLMVMMPPRHGKSELASVRFPAWFLGRKPEARIIACSYSAELAEHFSRRVRDVLDSSRSRLVFPGVHPRRGFSSAGKWETEGGGAYVSSGVGGSITGLGGDLIIIDDPVKNSEQAESSAYREKVWEWYQSTLFTRLEKGGRIILIQTRWHEDDLAGRLLSSGDDEWRVVSFPAVAEVDEEYRKAGEPLWKEKYGAEDLGRIRKSVGERVWNALYQQSPSPQEGSVFRREWWQYYRTLPARIDFFAQSWDMSFKGGERSDYVVGQVWAASGSSRYLVDMVRARMDFAETLRAVRRMTEKYPKAEAKYIEDKANGSAVISALGREISGLIPVQPLGSKTSRAYVVQPLLEAGNVWLPEKGEWVQSLVEEAAAFPDGANDDMVDAMTQALNFMAKRQAPAGFSSGAVRSSAGLMKGY from the coding sequence TTGATAACGAAGAATGATCCTAAGATAAGGGCATTGCTCAAAGGAAGAAGCAGCCTTACTGCCTATTCCATGCTCAGCTTCCCCCGCTTTGCGCCCAGCTGGCACCATAAGGTTCTGGCGACAGAACTGGAGAGGGTGGAGCGGGGTGAAACGGACAGGCTTATGGTTATGATGCCCCCTAGACACGGTAAAAGCGAGCTCGCCTCGGTCCGCTTCCCTGCATGGTTTCTCGGGAGGAAGCCGGAGGCAAGGATTATTGCATGCTCGTATAGTGCCGAGCTTGCGGAGCATTTCAGCAGGCGGGTGAGGGATGTTCTGGACTCATCCCGCTCCCGGCTTGTTTTTCCAGGTGTCCATCCGAGGAGGGGGTTCTCTTCGGCGGGTAAATGGGAAACCGAAGGGGGAGGAGCCTATGTAAGCTCTGGTGTAGGCGGTTCCATAACAGGGCTTGGCGGAGACCTTATAATCATTGATGACCCTGTTAAGAACAGCGAGCAGGCAGAGTCGTCTGCTTACAGGGAGAAGGTCTGGGAGTGGTATCAATCCACCCTTTTTACTCGATTGGAGAAGGGGGGAAGGATAATACTAATCCAGACAAGGTGGCATGAGGACGACCTTGCCGGGCGGCTTCTCTCCTCGGGGGACGATGAGTGGCGGGTGGTCTCCTTCCCAGCCGTTGCCGAAGTTGATGAGGAATACAGAAAAGCGGGTGAGCCCCTTTGGAAGGAAAAGTATGGAGCTGAGGATCTGGGTCGTATACGCAAAAGTGTAGGAGAGAGGGTGTGGAATGCTCTTTACCAGCAGTCCCCCTCGCCCCAGGAAGGTTCGGTTTTCAGGAGGGAGTGGTGGCAGTACTATCGCACTCTTCCGGCAAGGATCGATTTTTTTGCGCAGTCCTGGGATATGAGCTTCAAGGGGGGTGAGCGTTCGGACTATGTGGTTGGGCAGGTCTGGGCCGCCTCCGGCAGCTCACGTTACCTTGTGGATATGGTTAGGGCGAGGATGGACTTCGCCGAGACGCTCAGGGCTGTACGCAGGATGACAGAGAAGTACCCTAAGGCGGAGGCCAAGTATATTGAGGATAAGGCGAATGGCTCCGCCGTTATCAGTGCATTAGGAAGGGAGATTTCGGGTCTCATACCCGTTCAGCCTTTGGGAAGCAAAACCTCCAGGGCTTATGTGGTGCAGCCACTTCTGGAAGCGGGCAACGTATGGCTACCGGAGAAAGGGGAGTGGGTTCAGAGCCTTGTGGAGGAGGCGGCGGCTTTTCCTGACGGGGCGAATGACGACATGGTGGATGCCATGACCCAGGCTCTGAACTTTATGGCGAAAAGACAAGCCCCTGCAGGGTTCAGCTCCGGTGCGGTGCGGAGTTCTGCGGGGTTAATGAAGGGATATTAA
- a CDS encoding phage portal protein family protein — protein sequence MKKLTTAVTGPAGIGSVLGYMPNPDTVLSGGVRMETFAQMMNDAHISAKVEQLKEGVLSGGWSIAPADQGNDAVRTAEMVRRAVEGINGFRGDLEEILSAVEYGFSVTEIVWKREGGLMLPEKLLGRKQERFGFNSEGGLLMDGASGSSVIDEEYKVIVHRHSPRGENPYGSPILSKCYWPWMFKKAGFRFWLTAAEKYGVPTVLALFDSIDDEDARRRAASLAESLSGIQNDAALAMANVDKVEVLESRGTSADFSELINLCNAEISKAVTGEILTSDTSAGGSWALAREHSKTYHSRAEKLAVSLADTLNSTLIRWITELNAGKGVPVPVFSFEWGSSAEWEVVSDAIKLGVPVDIEEIGRRFGIPLINESLHNGED from the coding sequence ATGAAAAAGCTGACAACAGCAGTTACAGGACCGGCAGGGATAGGAAGCGTTCTCGGATATATGCCCAATCCGGATACGGTTCTTTCGGGGGGTGTCCGAATGGAGACCTTTGCCCAGATGATGAACGATGCTCATATCTCAGCGAAGGTGGAGCAACTCAAAGAGGGGGTGCTTTCAGGGGGGTGGAGTATTGCCCCGGCGGATCAGGGTAACGATGCTGTGCGCACTGCGGAGATGGTTCGAAGGGCCGTTGAAGGTATAAACGGTTTTCGTGGTGATCTTGAGGAGATCCTCAGCGCTGTGGAGTATGGTTTCTCCGTAACCGAGATAGTCTGGAAGAGGGAAGGGGGACTGATGCTACCGGAGAAGCTTCTCGGCAGGAAGCAGGAGCGTTTTGGATTCAATTCCGAAGGCGGTCTGCTCATGGACGGAGCCTCCGGGAGCAGTGTTATTGATGAGGAGTATAAGGTGATAGTCCACAGGCATTCGCCAAGGGGGGAGAACCCCTACGGTTCCCCCATCCTTTCAAAATGCTACTGGCCTTGGATGTTTAAGAAGGCGGGTTTCCGCTTCTGGCTTACTGCGGCGGAGAAGTACGGTGTCCCCACTGTTCTGGCACTCTTTGACAGCATAGACGATGAGGATGCAAGAAGAAGGGCGGCATCCCTTGCGGAATCTTTAAGCGGCATACAAAACGATGCGGCACTCGCCATGGCAAATGTGGACAAGGTTGAGGTGCTTGAAAGCAGGGGGACATCCGCTGATTTCTCCGAACTGATCAATCTTTGCAATGCAGAAATATCAAAAGCGGTTACCGGAGAGATTCTTACCAGTGACACTTCAGCCGGTGGTTCATGGGCTCTAGCTAGGGAGCATTCAAAGACATATCACTCCAGGGCGGAGAAGCTTGCTGTATCCCTTGCGGATACACTTAACTCAACACTCATAAGATGGATTACAGAGCTGAATGCCGGCAAAGGTGTTCCTGTTCCTGTTTTCAGTTTCGAATGGGGAAGCTCCGCCGAATGGGAGGTGGTGAGCGATGCCATAAAACTTGGTGTTCCTGTGGATATTGAAGAGATTGGCAGGAGGTTTGGCATACCTTTGATTAACGAAAGTCTTCACAACGGGGAGGATTAA
- a CDS encoding HAMP domain-containing histidine kinase, protein MPKLRPYSLRQILLHSFLLLFFTVTAFLIIDHYLSQKLAFSRLSGAYTGVSSLIEETLRTSSELSEVRISTISGVLRSTHNKLNAEVSSRSDWLSNTAGALAGKIDRPVYIEVYDNSIRRLNGYSSERDDRKEFSLFNTEDFVDVQFSGATKLKHEYYPAVGVTIVQSLSWSQSRDMFLHVYTRYSAADELHRRLTRLSTESEMFKDINIYSVRDERIDPIYGSAGTPVMFRSSIIKAAREGELFMNDRIFKRMENSSGLPWDAIVYETVFSPDSMVSSIWNNSMIYAVILAILVFAGLIILYINFRMKFQKPYEMLMDRFSKSRTVEKTDFQTSELSELAEAYNSHLIVMKGVHSKLNEYNTALREQALEEAHRLERQKEFMVQQLRLTSIGEMVNSLSHHWREPLSLMYINMRNIKDEMDSGRYDEFYLEECIGNCREQLKLMQEAVGRFIEFIDEERKGEEFSLHGVLDEVLSFVTVYYEKDGILIKDDIDSAKGVMLMGEASVIKQILLNVLMQFKKALDETESGTGVVSFVFISSPSQHRISLSEETGSVSFTRPDDFFDNLRFYDNDKGIGLYVSRRLIQENFGGSLEASSDQSGSRFDIIIPTT, encoded by the coding sequence ATGCCAAAACTAAGACCATATTCACTTCGTCAGATACTTCTTCACAGCTTTCTGCTTTTATTCTTTACCGTTACAGCATTCCTTATAATTGACCACTATCTTAGCCAAAAGCTTGCTTTTTCCAGACTCTCCGGAGCATATACCGGTGTTTCAAGCCTTATAGAGGAAACACTGCGAACCTCTTCGGAGTTAAGCGAGGTCAGGATAAGCACTATTTCCGGAGTGCTGCGGAGTACGCATAATAAACTGAACGCAGAGGTATCTAGCAGGTCCGACTGGCTTTCTAATACCGCAGGTGCTCTCGCAGGGAAGATTGACAGACCTGTTTATATTGAGGTCTACGACAACTCTATCCGAAGACTAAACGGCTACTCCTCTGAGCGGGATGATCGAAAGGAGTTCTCCCTCTTTAACACGGAGGATTTTGTTGATGTTCAGTTCAGCGGTGCAACAAAGCTTAAGCATGAATACTATCCTGCTGTGGGAGTCACTATTGTTCAGAGTCTCTCATGGTCGCAGAGCAGGGATATGTTTCTGCATGTATATACACGCTATTCTGCGGCTGATGAGCTCCACAGGCGGCTCACAAGGCTCTCCACAGAATCGGAGATGTTTAAAGATATCAACATCTATTCCGTTCGTGATGAGCGGATAGACCCAATATACGGCAGTGCCGGCACACCTGTTATGTTCCGTTCGTCCATTATAAAAGCGGCCAGAGAGGGTGAGCTTTTTATGAATGATCGGATATTCAAGAGGATGGAGAACAGTAGCGGTCTTCCTTGGGATGCGATCGTTTATGAAACGGTCTTCTCTCCAGACTCAATGGTGAGCAGTATATGGAACAACTCCATGATATATGCCGTAATCCTGGCAATACTGGTTTTCGCCGGCCTTATAATCCTTTACATCAACTTTCGAATGAAGTTCCAGAAACCTTATGAGATGCTTATGGACCGCTTCAGCAAGTCCAGAACAGTTGAGAAGACAGATTTTCAAACATCTGAGCTCAGTGAGCTAGCCGAGGCCTATAACTCCCATCTCATTGTTATGAAAGGAGTTCATTCAAAGCTGAATGAATACAATACAGCTCTCAGGGAGCAGGCTCTGGAAGAGGCACACAGGCTTGAGCGCCAGAAAGAGTTTATGGTTCAGCAGCTACGCCTCACCTCCATAGGCGAGATGGTTAACTCTCTCTCTCACCACTGGCGGGAACCCCTGAGCCTTATGTATATAAATATGCGTAACATCAAGGATGAGATGGATTCGGGCAGGTATGACGAGTTCTATCTGGAGGAATGCATCGGCAACTGCCGTGAGCAATTGAAGCTAATGCAGGAGGCTGTGGGGCGGTTCATAGAATTTATAGATGAAGAAAGAAAAGGGGAGGAGTTTTCCCTGCACGGAGTACTTGATGAGGTACTCAGTTTTGTCACCGTTTACTATGAAAAGGATGGAATCCTGATAAAAGATGATATAGATTCCGCCAAAGGCGTTATGCTTATGGGGGAGGCTTCGGTAATAAAGCAGATACTGCTTAATGTCCTTATGCAGTTTAAGAAAGCCCTTGATGAAACAGAATCTGGAACGGGCGTTGTCTCCTTTGTTTTTATAAGCTCCCCCTCCCAGCACCGCATTTCTTTGAGCGAAGAGACCGGTTCGGTGAGCTTTACAAGACCCGATGATTTCTTCGACAATCTCAGGTTTTATGACAACGACAAAGGTATCGGCCTATACGTATCACGAAGGCTTATCCAAGAGAACTTTGGCGGTTCTTTGGAGGCTTCTTCCGACCAGTCCGGCTCCAGGTTCGATATTATTATCCCCACCACCTGA